A stretch of DNA from Desulfurella amilsii:
GCGTACCCTTGCCCTAGCCTATGGCCGATCGCCGGAGGGTTCCTGGGAAAACCCCGCCCAAGGTGGATGGACACTCTTGGGGACGGTGGCATTCCTCGATCCGCCGCGGCCCGGTGTCCGGGAAGCCATACAACGCTGCCTGGCGGCAGGTATTCGCATGCAAATGATCACCGGTGATCATCCGCGCACCGCCGCAGCCATCGCCCGCCAACTGGGGTTCATGGCCCCCGGCGATCCCGTCGTCACCCATGGGCAATGGACAGCGGCGCCCCCGGCGGAGCGCCTGCACCTGGCCGCCACCACCAAGGTCTTTGCCCGGGTCAACCCCGAAGACAAACTACAACTGGTGGAAACCTTGCAGCAGCAAGGCGAAATCGTCGCCATGACCGGCGATGGGGTGAACGATGCCCCGGCTCTGCGCCGAGCGGACATCGGTGTCGCCATGGGCCGTTCCGGCAGTGATGTGGCCCGGGAAGCGGCGGCCATGGTCCTGAGCGACGACCACTTTGCCCATATCGTCGATGCCGTCGCCGAGGGACGGAGGGTCTATGCCAATATCCGTAAGACCCTGCAGTTCATGTTGGTAACCAGCTTTGCCCAGGGCCTGGTCGTGTTGCTGGCCGTCTTGGTCGACACCGAGATGCCCATCACACCCTTGCAGATTCTCTGGGTCAACACCCTCACCGCTAGCACCATGGCCCTGGTCTTCGCCTTTATGGGGAGGGACCCCGGCTTGATGCAGCAAGCCCCCCGCCCACCCCAGGAAGCGCTGATACCGCCTGCCCTCTGGCGCCGAATGGCCACCTTCACCGCCCTCACGGTGACCGTGGTATTCCTGACTTTCCACTATGGCCTTCTCGACCACACCCAGATCCAGGCGCGCACCTTGGCGGTGGATACCCTCATGACCATGGAGGCCGCCCTCCTCATCGCCCTCTACGGGCGGCCGCGCCAGGATCGGGGAGATGCGGCGGCCGGCCTGGCCCTGCTCCTGTGCCTGGTCAGCCAGTACCTCTTCGGAGCCTTGCCGGGTCTGCAACGATTATTCACCACCAGCAATCCCGACAGGGCCGACCTGTTCATCCTCCTGGGTGCGGGGATTCTGTCCTACGGAGCAGCGCGTATCCTCTGGGGCACAGACCCCATTGCGGCGTCCGCGAAGGAGGCATCCCAAAAGGCCGATGGCAAGACGCCATAGGCCCGCGCGAGAAAAACGGCTAAAGACCATCTGTACAAACTCTGGAACCGGATGTCGAGCGGAAGCTATTTCCCTAGTGCCGTGCTACGGGTGGAAATACCCAAGAAGAGCGGAGGAATGAGGCCGTTGGGGATCCCGACGGTGCATCCGGAAAAGACGAAGATTGTCTATTGCAAGGACGCGAAACAGGCAAGGCGAGTATGCGTGTACTGAATTCGACTTTCTGGGATTTACGTTCAAACCCCGGTTTGCGAAAAACCGCCAGGGACAATTCTTTATGAGCTTCTCGCCGGCCATAAGCATAAAGGCAGAAATGGCAATCAAGGATGAAATCAGGTCCTGGAAACTGCATAAACGAACAGGTAGCTAACTGGAAGAAATAGCTAAATTCTGCAATCCCCGATTACGAGGATGGTTGCACTACTACGGTAAATACCGACGGTCAGCACTTGCCGGAATATTCGGGATGTTCAATGCGATCTTGGCAAAATGGGTCAAGCTCCGTTTCAAAAAGCTGAAGCGCAATTGGAACAAAGCCTTCGCTTGGCTTATAAAGGTTGCCCGGCAGCACTCGAAGCTCTTCTTCCATTGGGAATGGGGTTATTTTGGTACTGGTCGGATATGAAGAGCCGTATGAATTGAGAGATTCACGTACGGTCCCGTGAGGGGCTGGGGATGAAATTCCCTCGGCCTACTCGACCGGATAGCGCCAATGACGCGCTACCGGTTAAGCATATGTTAGGCTGACGCGCTAGCGCATAAGAAACGTGGGAGAAAACTAATGAAAACTTATCAAGAAATAATCGACTATCTAAATTCAAAGAAGAGACAAAAACACCTTTTAATTGGAAATGGTTTTAGTATGGCTTATAATCCAAGCATTTTCTCATATAATGCGCTGAGCCGATTTGTAGAAAAATCAAAAAATGACTTGCTTAATGAGTTATTCACTGTTATAAAAAATAAAAACTTTGAACTTCTAATGCAACAATTAAATATAAGCAAATCAATTATATCTGCTTTAGGTGGTGATAAAAATCTGATCGATAAAATCGATGAAGCAAGTTTAGTATTGAAAGAATCACTAATTGAAGCTGTAAAAGAACTGCATCCTGAACATGTATTAAAGATACCAGAAGAAGATAGCAAAAAATGTGCTATTTTTTTAAAAGAATATATTGAAAAAGAAGGGAAAATATTTTCAACAAATTACGATCTTTTACTCTATTGGGTTTTAATGAGGAACAAAATTCCAAATGCAATTGATGGATTTGGCCGTGATGTGATTGATCAGGGGCATCCTGTTCCTGAAGATCAAATTGTGTCATCTGGATTGCAATGGGGCAATAATAGGATAAATCAGAATATATTTTACCTTCATGGTGCATTACTATTATTCGATACAGGCATCGAAATAATCAAAGAAAAATATGATGGCGTCAATTATCTCTTGGAGAATATTAAACATAGAATTGCCAATAAAGAGTATCCGATTTTCGTTACTGCTGGCAGCGGGAAAGACAAGCTTAATCATATAATGCATAATAAATATCTTTCATTTTGCTACGAGGCATTGACTAAAATAGAAGGGTCATTGATCACATTTGGTTTTAATTTTGGTGAATATGATGAACACATTATCGAGGCAATTAATAAAGCCGCTAAAAATGGGAGTCAAACTGGAAATAAATTATTAAGCACATATATTGGCGTCTATTCTGAAAAGGATAAAAAGCATATCGAATCCATCGAAACAAAGTTCAAATGCGAAGTACATATATTCGATGCTAAAACTGTTAATATTTGGTAACAGAGAGACCTAACAACTGCTTCAACGTGTGCCACGAAAAGGCACCTTAATTTGTAAGGATGGAGGTACTGAACTACATCATTGATGAGGGTATCCATGCAATAAGGGAGAGGCCCCTCGGGATCGGCTTGCAGGAGCAGGTCTCAAACCGCCACAAGCTGCCTGGATCAAGAGTCCCGGTGGTGAACGTTCTGGTTAAAAGGCTCCGCTGGATGGAGTCAGGTATGGTATCAGGAGACGAACGAAAGTGAACCGCCTGCGAGGTGTCGAAAGGTTGACCGGTGAGATCGAAAATGACGATCGTTGAAGCGTCATGACAAAGCATACAGGGAACCTGATTACTGTGTATGCGGTCTCCGGCATAGAGGCGGCGTGAACCAGGAGACAGGCAATGATGCAAGACGTGGGAACCTGTCGCCGCGATGGCAAGAGAAAACCTCAAGCGGAGGACCCGCGAGAGGGAAAGTATCGATGCGCGGCACAGGGGCGGATCAGCCCGTAGTAGTGAAGAAGTTCCTGTAATGGGGATGGAGCGAAGGGGCTGACGTATTCAGGCTGTCGCAAAGGCCAACCATGTATGGGATGAACCGTTGCGCCAGATATAATTGTGCATTGTCTCATTGAGAGGCAATGGCATGATGGAGTACGAAGAGCCGTATGAATCGAGAGGTTCACGTACGGTTCCGTGAGAGGCTGAAGGTGAAATTCCTTCGGCCTACTCGACCTGATAATTCCTTTTGCCATGAAAATTGCAGTCGCTACGCTCGGCACAAACCGCGCCAAGCCCTGCGGGCGCGGCTTTACAGGTTATGCATATGTTGCTTGACGCCGCTTACGCGGCGCGTAGGAGATAAAATGGCATGGAATGATTCACTAGATGAAGGTTCTCCGGTATATAATTTGGCGATTAGTAACGAAAGAGTAATTCGTTCATTGGCAGGACCAGGATCAGGAAAAAGTTTTGCAATTAAGAGGCGTATTTCTCGATTAATAGAAGAAGGTGTGAACCCTAAGAAAATATTAGCTATCACTTTCACAAGAACATCAGCTTCTGATCTTCGAAAAGAAATATCTAGCATTGAGTTGCCAGGAAGCGATGAAGTCGTTGCATGTACTGTTCATAGCCATGCTATGTCAATAATTGCAAAAGCTAATGTAAAAGATTTTACTGGTAGAAATCCTAGAATGATAATCGATCATGAAATTGAGCCTGCATTTAGAGATATAAAATACCCTCCAGATGCTGATATAAAAACAAAAAAAGAATATTTAGATTTATATCTTTCAGCTTGGGCTAATATGCAACAAGATGATCCTGGTTTGCCAAGAAATCAGATTGAACAGGAATTTCAAGATAAAATAATACAATGGTTAACATATCATCATTCTGTTTTAGTCGGTGAAGTTATACCTATTGCTATTAAGTATCTTCAGAATAATCCTGCAAGCCCGGAAATAGGCCGGTTTGATACAATTCTTGTAGATGAATATCAAGATCTAAATAAAGCAGAACAAGAGTTTATACATTTAGTTAAAGGCGATGCCAGTATATTGATTGTTGGAGATGATGATCAATCAATATATAGTTTTAAAAAAGCACATCCCGAAGGAATAAAACAAATAGATAGTATATATGGGGAATTTCAAGATATAGCTTTTGATACAATACGGAGATGCCCAAAAACAGTAACCCGAATGGCATCAGAATTGATATCTAAGAATTCCAACAGGAGCCTCGGTGCGCTTGTTCCATTTGAAGCTAATCAAGATGGAATAGTTCAAATTGTTCAGTTTAATGATAATGATAAAGAGATTGAGGGGATCTGTAGGATTGTTAAGAACGAATTAGCAAGTGGAGCAATCAATCCTGGCGATGTATTGATTTTAGCTCCAAGAAGGCATATTGGATATAGACTACGAGATAAATTAATCAGTGAAGAAATCCCAGTAAAATCTTATTTTAGGGAAAGTGTAATTAAAAACTTAAATGTAAGGATGGCGTATTCAACACTATATCTTTTAGCCAACCCTAATGATCAAATCTCACTGAGATACTTATTGGGATCAAGATCAGCAGATTATAGAAAAAGGCAATATGACATATTAAAAGAATATGCTGATGGAAATAAAACAAGCATTAAGAATGTTCTGGATAAAGTTATTGAAGGAAAGATTATACTTAAAGGGATTTCAAAAATAACAAAGAAATATAGAGAAATACTACAGTCATTACTGGAATTTAAGGAACAAATTAAAAAGGATGCTGTTAATGCTTTGGAATACTTTATTAATGGTGATCAAGATGAAATAGATTTTTATGAAATAATTGGTATTTATCAAAGAGCAATCAATAAATATCCATATCCTGAGGTGTTTACAGAAGAGCTATTTAGTGACTGGCTCAGCAAGATTGTTAAAGAGCTAAGTGAGTCAATAGCTCAAATTGATAGTCCGGAAGAAATAAACCATGTTCGAATTATGAGTTTACATGCATCTAAAGGATTAAGTGCAAAATTAGTCATTCTTGTTTCAATGATTGATGAGCTAATTCCTTTTTTTTCAGAACCTCCTAAAGATGCAAATGAAGAATTGAGAATTATTGA
This window harbors:
- a CDS encoding DUF4917 family protein: MKTYQEIIDYLNSKKRQKHLLIGNGFSMAYNPSIFSYNALSRFVEKSKNDLLNELFTVIKNKNFELLMQQLNISKSIISALGGDKNLIDKIDEASLVLKESLIEAVKELHPEHVLKIPEEDSKKCAIFLKEYIEKEGKIFSTNYDLLLYWVLMRNKIPNAIDGFGRDVIDQGHPVPEDQIVSSGLQWGNNRINQNIFYLHGALLLFDTGIEIIKEKYDGVNYLLENIKHRIANKEYPIFVTAGSGKDKLNHIMHNKYLSFCYEALTKIEGSLITFGFNFGEYDEHIIEAINKAAKNGSQTGNKLLSTYIGVYSEKDKKHIESIETKFKCEVHIFDAKTVNIW
- a CDS encoding UvrD-helicase domain-containing protein, which produces MAWNDSLDEGSPVYNLAISNERVIRSLAGPGSGKSFAIKRRISRLIEEGVNPKKILAITFTRTSASDLRKEISSIELPGSDEVVACTVHSHAMSIIAKANVKDFTGRNPRMIIDHEIEPAFRDIKYPPDADIKTKKEYLDLYLSAWANMQQDDPGLPRNQIEQEFQDKIIQWLTYHHSVLVGEVIPIAIKYLQNNPASPEIGRFDTILVDEYQDLNKAEQEFIHLVKGDASILIVGDDDQSIYSFKKAHPEGIKQIDSIYGEFQDIAFDTIRRCPKTVTRMASELISKNSNRSLGALVPFEANQDGIVQIVQFNDNDKEIEGICRIVKNELASGAINPGDVLILAPRRHIGYRLRDKLISEEIPVKSYFRESVIKNLNVRMAYSTLYLLANPNDQISLRYLLGSRSADYRKRQYDILKEYADGNKTSIKNVLDKVIEGKIILKGISKITKKYREILQSLLEFKEQIKKDAVNALEYFINGDQDEIDFYEIIGIYQRAINKYPYPEVFTEELFSDWLSKIVKELSESIAQIDSPEEINHVRIMSLHASKGLSAKLVILVSMIDELIPFFSEPPKDANEELRIIEEQRRLFYVAITRTKSSTGSYPGRLIISSYIWIDDGIEALKMGLKARSDKHLRVSATRYISDFGRTSPKTILGEDLT